The bacterium genomic sequence TATTTTTCATGAGTTAATTCCTCAAATTTGCTTAATATTTCTCGATACATAATTGTCCACTTACCCTTATTTGAGCTTTTTAATATCTCCTTCTTTCTTCCTGGAAGAGTAACTTCCGCAGTTATTCCCTGTGGGAGAGAGAGATAAGTCTTTATTCCCGCCTTTGTCCTTTCCCATCCGCTTTCAATAATTCCTTTAGGAGTTGCTACTTTGCCTCTAACAAAATTTACACAAGTGAAAGTAGGAGAAAAACAAATTTTGTTCCACCCAGGACTCTTCTGCCAAATTCCAAGCAAAATATTACTTAAATGAATAATAGGATGAGCAGACCAGGCATGACATAAACTTTCCAAGCCCGGTTTCGCATTCCAGACTTCTTCTGTAGTACTTAAACCTTTTGCCACCATTTCACCCCACCACCTGTAAATACAATCTGCTACTTCTTCCATGCATCCACATTTTTTAAGTGCCTCGAAAATATAGTGCATAAAGAAGGGTGAAGGAATCCCTTTAGCCCCTTTGGCTCCTTCTGCTTGAGGATAGTTCTGCTTAACCAGAGGAAGAAGGTATTTTTGCACAAAAAGTTGGTGGTATTCTGGAAACAAATCCAGAAGTATAGCCAAGGAGTAAATGTGAGGTGTATTTTCCACCACCGGCTGATTATTCCAAGACAGCCCTCCATAGAGAGTTTGGGTTTTCCTGTTAAACAGCATTTTCTTGATAGCATTTAGTAAACTTCTTTCTCTCCGACTATATAGCTGTACGAGTTTTTCTTCACCTGCTTGCTCTAATAGCTTAATTGTAGTCCGTAGTGCCATTAAATAAAAAAGATTGTATAGCGTAGAATAACCATCCTTAAAAAGGGGAGACCAATCTAAGAAAAGCGCATATCTATTGTCATAACTAATTAGTCCATTTTTACCTGTCATCTGGAAAAAGTAATCAAACGCTTCATAAATTTTATCCTTCATTTGCTTGAATAAAGACAAGTCAGCCGTCTGCCAGTAGTAGTCCCAGTGAGTGATAATCCACGTAAGAGTAAAATCTGGTAAAATGCATCCATGCGCAATGGTCGGAGCGTGTCCGTATGTAAGACCATTAGGTACTTTTTGAGTTCCTATCTGCTTAATACCCCTTTTGAAGAGTCTTTCATCTGCCGACAGATAAAAAGTATTCTTTGCTTGAATTCTAGCATCACCCCACCATTGAGCTTGCTCTCGCCAAGGACAATCAACATATGCATCCTGCATACAACATTGTTGAGTCCACGTGCTCATTTTGTAGATTTTGTTGAGTCTTTCATCAGAAGATTGAAATTCTGCTTTTATCTGTAAAGGGTAACCTACTGATCGGAGTTTTAACTTTATAGTCAGTTTTTGCTTACTATTTCTAACGATAAGAATTAGATAACGAAATCCCCAGTAATCAAACTGTTCGTATTCGGTTTTTCCAGCTCGCAGAAATAATCTATTCCCAAAAGCTACCTTACATCCTACCTTAGAGGAATATATTATTGGAGAAAAATTTTCCTTCCCTTCACAGATCATGGTATCAATTATTTCACCCCCCTCTCCATTTTCTACATTTAGTAATAATGAACCTACAAATTCCTTTCCAAAATCTATCAGGTATCCCCTATAATCTCTTTCACTAGTAGCCGGAACTTGGAAGCGAGCCCAATTATCATCTTTTGTTAGGATATTAGTTGTATCGTACCAATTCTTTTCCTCTTCCAAAAAAAGGCTTACTACATTAGCTATCTTTTCATAATCTACTTTACACTTACCTTTAGTCTCCGAGATTAGTTTATCAGGTATAGCTATAGTCTCTTTCAACAAAGGAATCTCTCTCTTTTCAAATGAATACCAGGGCATAGAACCAAAATTTCTACAACGAGGATTGTCCCAACTAGAATCATCGTAATCTGAAAGTACCCAAGAATCATCCAGCCTAGCATCAAAGAATTCCTGAAATCCTAATTGTAGTGATACACGAGTCGTTACTCTCTTATAACCAGGAGCAATGCGAACTCTCCAACTCTGATTTGTGGATATTTCTTCATCATCTGCCTTACCTGCTAACAAAAAACCTGCATACCCTTGATGAATGTATTGAAAAGTACTAATCCCCAGATTATGCACCAGAGCGGCAATCACATTTCTACCCTTCTTTAAAAAAGGGGTAATATTCACGTTGTCATAGGACCAAGATTCCTGAAAACCTCGAGCTGGGCCTCGATTAATATAGATACCATTTACATAAAGCCGATATTGAGTATCAGCAGTAACGTAAACTATGGAAGTCTTTGGGACCTTTTTTAAATAAAACGTTTTTCTGGTTTGCATCCATGAATTAACTAAATCATAGCTTGGACTATCGTACCATATCCATTTGGCACTTTGTACAAACTTCCGGAAATCAATTAAAGTTCCTGGATCTTCGTTCCAATTTATGTATGATTGTGTTTTTCTATTAAGTTTCGACATAATATTCTCCTATCCAATCCCAAATTTTTTGTACATTTTCTTTAGCAACGTTTTTTGCCATTTGCTAGTATGACTCTAAATTCCTGTCTTTAACTTTAAAATCAGGTATTTTGAGCATTTTCCCACCTTGAACTATTGATTCTCTTGCATATATTCCAGGCAGGGTGTAATTTAGCGCAGCATTTAAACCTATAACGGGTTGCCGATTACTTCTTATGGCAGATATGAACTCTGTGAGCATCCAATATTCAGTTGTACCATGACCCCCGAGTTTCATTTCTTTTTTCACTTGAAGTCGCTCGGGAATATACTGACGCATAAAATCATCTAAATCTGTCCATGTGTGTTTAGATGATCGCAAAGAGGGGTTTTTTGTTTCAGCAAGCATTATTCTTGGTTTGTCGCTAAATCCACGCCCGCTTTCAAAAGCACCATGAGTTCCTTGCACGCCATAAAAGTGCAAAAAAGGTCGCGGAGATGCTAAATCTACCCTTACCCGGATTATTCTCCCCTTTCTAGTATTCATGAACATTGTATGATTAAATTCAGGACAAAGTTCATGGTCTGGATCTATGAGTTTTGTAGAATTGCAAATACATGAAACGCGTTCAACACTGTCGTTGAGGATATAGAGTAAGGGACCAAGGCTGTGCGTGCAATATACCCCTAATTCTCCCCTTCCTCTCCATGTCAAATCCCCCTTTTTATTTCGCCATAGATACTTACAATCATGTACATATTCAGCTTCTGCATAGTAAATATCTCCGAAGAACGCTTCGTCTACAAGTCTTTTAACCAATTCGATGTCGTTACGAAAACAGCAATTTTCTGCAATCATATAATAGGCACAACTTTTTCTTTCAGCTTCAATAAGTGTGTCTATTTGTTTTATATTTACAACTGCTGGAACCTCTGATAACACATGAATATCTGCTTTGAGCATAGCAATAGCTTGTTCTGTATGAAATTTTGGTGGTGAAGAAATTACAACCGCATCTAATCCTGAATTTAAAAAGTTTGTAAAATCAGTAAACCAACGAGGTTCATGTTTTCCCTGTGTGTCAAATTTTGTGTTATTTCGAACTATATCATAGACAGCTGTCACTTCTATATTTTTTAAAACGCTCAATTGTTTTATTAGACTATTGCCGCGACGATGCTCCTTATTGCCTGCCCCAATTATACCAAACCGAATTGTATTCTTGTTCACGACTTATTTTTTCTATCCAAGCTCAATAGTTACTATTTGACTTTCCCCCGCCTTAAAATAAACTACATTCTCATCCACAATATTTAAATCCTTAATCACTTCCTCGTTCATTTTAACTAACCTTGCCTTTTCTATCTTTTTATAAAACTGTAATTTCCCCTGAATCTTTTTTTGGCTAGTATTAAATAACCGTATTATTAAGGAATCTTTATCTTCCGCTTTCTTAACGGCACTGATTATAAGTTCCTCTGGCTCAATAGAAATAAAACTCATTTCACAGGGTAAACTGCCCTTGTGCTCAGTGGTTTGCAACACCCTTTGTTTTATATTGTGTTGATAAGCCAAACGAAATATATTATTGACTTCCAATTCCTTCTCATGGAGAGCTATGGCATACTCAAATCTATGCTTGCCAATGCATTGAGCTCCTGGAGTAAAGGGAGCATCAACCTTTATGCAATTTCCATCCTCCTTCATTATATAAAAATCTTTATTATAAAGTTTTCCTATACTTCTAAGAAGACTTAAATTTAAAATAGTCCCTTGTTTATTTTTAATTGCTCTATAACAGGGTAAACCCCTATTTATTATCGTCAAACCCCATTTATTATCCTTTATACTAACAAATGATTGTTGAGGCCATATTGGTTCTGGAGGTTTTGCCCATCTTTTCGTTTTTAGAAGTAGTATATTTCTTCTTACTAAATCAAATTGACCTTCCGCAAAAGTATATCGAGCTTTGATATTTGTGGGAAATCTAACCATCAACCAATGGTCTCTGGCTTTATTATCTACTTCAGTTATTACATCAATGCGTCTACTACCTGTAGAAAGACTTATGTAACTTACTATTGAGCAGGTTATCAGTCTATTACTTCTACTCTTTTTATTCTTGGTTAGACTTCCGGGAAGTAAGAGACGCATATCAATCTTAAAAGTTATCCGCACTGGACCCTTTTCAACAAGACGAATAGAAACTTTTTTTGGATTCAGTATCTTCCTATCCAACAATGGGTTAGAATAATTATATAAGTCACCAGCATCTCCAATATCTTCAAAACAATGCATATTTTTATGTCTAGCCTTAGC encodes the following:
- a CDS encoding Gfo/Idh/MocA family oxidoreductase, with the translated sequence MNKNTIRFGIIGAGNKEHRRGNSLIKQLSVLKNIEVTAVYDIVRNNTKFDTQGKHEPRWFTDFTNFLNSGLDAVVISSPPKFHTEQAIAMLKADIHVLSEVPAVVNIKQIDTLIEAERKSCAYYMIAENCCFRNDIELVKRLVDEAFFGDIYYAEAEYVHDCKYLWRNKKGDLTWRGRGELGVYCTHSLGPLLYILNDSVERVSCICNSTKLIDPDHELCPEFNHTMFMNTRKGRIIRVRVDLASPRPFLHFYGVQGTHGAFESGRGFSDKPRIMLAETKNPSLRSSKHTWTDLDDFMRQYIPERLQVKKEMKLGGHGTTEYWMLTEFISAIRSNRQPVIGLNAALNYTLPGIYARESIVQGGKMLKIPDFKVKDRNLESY